The genomic window CCATAACTTATATAAGAATTGCCACAACGTGTCCACGGATCTTTTCCCCAATCCGTACGGTGTACATTGGGTTCGTTTTCACTTTTCCACACCAACATTTGTTTCCAGTCCCAGGGATTTCTTTCCGGATGCGGGTTGTATATTTTTTCTATACACCGAAACATTATTTCTGCCGCTTTTTTATCATCAACGTCCTTCATGATCAGGTAATCAACGCCCATGAGCAGGGCAGTGATCACATAAGGGCCATTTTCAAGATTGGGAAAGGCGGTAAAAAACGTTCGTGGCAACCCTTTATCCGCCAGCCCCAAAATTTTTTGCTCCGGCCCTGTTGGATTAACCAGGAGGGCCATGCCATTATCCAGATTGTTTATCCTCTGGTTGTAGTCCCAAACACAATCCTTGAATTGTATGCTTATTTTTGCAATCGGCCCTGGTTTTATGATTTGAAAGACATCCTGTTTCTCTTTCGGGAAGAATTGCCCAAAAATTTTAGAACCTTTATGCATAAGTATCCCAACGGAGAAGGTACAAAGTAAAGAATCTGCGGTAAAATCCTCACCGTTTCCTGCTGTTATCCGTACACCCGTGTCCCATTTCTCCACCTTGATAACTTCATGTTCGTAAAGTATCTGCCCCTGAATTTTGCCAGGTTCCTTCTTCACAAATTCTTGCAAAATAGCGTTCGGTAATTCGTCAAAACGACAAATTACCTTATCATTTCCCGTATTCCTGCATATTCGGTATTCTGCCTGTTCGTCAAATATTTGTTCCGGGATTTTATCTACTTTTAACCCCGCCACACTGATGTTATCATTTACCGCATCACACCATTGATCGCCGGCATGCTTAGGTGGGCACAGTTTGAACTTTTCTGTGCCGGTCGCTAGAATTCCTGGTGTATGCGCTGAAATGGCGTAACAGGACATGGGCGCCGCTTTTCCACGATACGCTAACGTTTTAACCAGTTCTCCTGCCGTTTGATCCTGTTTGCTGAGATCAAACTTCTTTATTGCGTCGAACAGGCTGTTTTTCTCTTTAAAGCTGAAATTGAACAGTCCTCCTAAGTTACCCAGGTCAGAATCATAAACATGCGCAAAACGCGCTGCCGGGGGAAATCCCCAGTTTTCCCGGTCTGGATCCCCCGGATAGGCAACCCGAACCTTGGTTCCTTTATTAAGCTCAATGCGATCGAACCCTTGTTGCCTTATCTCATCCCCATATTTTTTATAAGGGTTGCCATCCTTAACGTGGATAAAATGTGCCCCTTCCTCAATCGGCAATCCCTCTCGTACCTCCCTGCCATCATTGGTAAGCACAAAGTCTTCCATCGAACGCATTCGCCCGCCAGCATGTTTCGTCGCCTCAAGTATTAAAACCTTTTTTCCCGCATTTTTCAGCTCTCTTGCGGCTACAACACCGGCAATACCCGCCCCCAAAACGATACAATCAAAATGCTCTGACATTGGTCTGTGCCTCCTTATACAAAAAATCCGAATCACCAAATTGGTGTATCAACCCAGACAGGGTTGACGTATCCACATTTTTCCCAAAAACTAAATCCTTTTGTGATAGACTTCCCGCGTCTCAATTTGAATGGATATGGGTTTGAGTCTGGTCTTGCTCTTCATTCATGTTATCCCTTGCCGTAGTAATTTTTTACAAGCCTTTTCCCTTGCCA from Candidatus Brocadia sp. includes these protein-coding regions:
- a CDS encoding FAD-dependent oxidoreductase; translated protein: MSEHFDCIVLGAGIAGVVAARELKNAGKKVLILEATKHAGGRMRSMEDFVLTNDGREVREGLPIEEGAHFIHVKDGNPYKKYGDEIRQQGFDRIELNKGTKVRVAYPGDPDRENWGFPPAARFAHVYDSDLGNLGGLFNFSFKEKNSLFDAIKKFDLSKQDQTAGELVKTLAYRGKAAPMSCYAISAHTPGILATGTEKFKLCPPKHAGDQWCDAVNDNISVAGLKVDKIPEQIFDEQAEYRICRNTGNDKVICRFDELPNAILQEFVKKEPGKIQGQILYEHEVIKVEKWDTGVRITAGNGEDFTADSLLCTFSVGILMHKGSKIFGQFFPKEKQDVFQIIKPGPIAKISIQFKDCVWDYNQRINNLDNGMALLVNPTGPEQKILGLADKGLPRTFFTAFPNLENGPYVITALLMGVDYLIMKDVDDKKAAEIMFRCIEKIYNPHPERNPWDWKQMLVWKSENEPNVHRTDWGKDPWTRCGNSYISYGRSIAEIIMARETLKNPLATLPVFWAGEATAPAYDSQYQPLSVHGAYISGIEVAKDVDQFLMNRASFGQYYKNKYK